In Sulfuracidifex metallicus DSM 6482 = JCM 9184, a single window of DNA contains:
- the mce gene encoding methylmalonyl-CoA epimerase, whose product METQEIDHVGVVVENIDQAIKFYEEKLGMKCIYKDVLNDRGLKVAFMRGKEGETAIELLEPVNHEDMNNTVAKFLKTKGQGMHHLAVKVSDISASLKDLENKGLTLIDKTPRPGAMGHTVAFVHPKSVMGLLLELVQH is encoded by the coding sequence ATGGAAACGCAGGAAATAGACCACGTAGGAGTAGTTGTAGAAAATATAGATCAAGCGATAAAATTTTATGAGGAGAAACTGGGGATGAAGTGCATATATAAGGACGTATTGAACGACAGAGGACTCAAGGTAGCCTTCATGAGGGGAAAGGAGGGTGAGACGGCGATTGAATTACTAGAGCCAGTAAATCATGAAGATATGAATAACACCGTGGCCAAATTCCTTAAGACCAAGGGACAAGGAATGCATCATCTAGCAGTTAAGGTCTCTGACATTTCAGCTTCTCTTAAAGACTTAGAAAATAAAGGTCTAACATTGATAGATAAGACCCCAAGGCCGGGAGCTATGGGGCATACTGTAGCTTTCGTACACCCCAAGAGTGTAATGGGATTACTTTTAGAGTTAGTTCAGCATTAA